A single genomic interval of Cygnus atratus isolate AKBS03 ecotype Queensland, Australia chromosome 22, CAtr_DNAZoo_HiC_assembly, whole genome shotgun sequence harbors:
- the PIH1D2 gene encoding PIH1 domain-containing protein 2, whose protein sequence is MRFRSSTFPTGTRAILRPPPAPAGPRPPNAAGPSASPGRRRRRNGAGPCRYGNGALPEEMAEGEPPACLSLLRSLCGAPAEPRFCLRAQPRGAAPLFVNVCGCGAVPAPEGPGAPVPVRAGPLERAAGDGDLYSIIDIAYNPDVLQRGEENPEKMKHLIHMTLKFVEERCDVILSPSYTVEPFKLKGSLERMQQRLQGWQMPMPCLNQNTKKELTLDQLLHRIEAKDHSNAPILLKKGSVTQSKVPLIEEISSTEVPEELSTPVYEMSTVKDANEKPLQIELKVELPKVSSVSECDLRISKDDISIDVPEKYKLQLDLPELVDEETATATFNKGRGVLFITVSVAKPVC, encoded by the exons ATGAGGTTCCGCAGCAGCACCTTCCCCACCGGCACCCGAGCCATCCTCCGGCCCCCTCCGGCCCCAGCCGGGCCCCGGCCTCCGAACGCGGCCGGGCCGAGCGCCTcccccgggcggcggcggcggcggaaCGGGGCCGGGCCCTGTCGCTACGGCAACGGGGCCCTGCCGGAGGAAATGGCGGAGGGCGAGCCCCCGGCCTGCCTGAGCCTCCTACGGAGCCTCTGCGGAGCCCCGGCGGAGCCCCGGTTCTGCCTGAGGGCtcagccccgcggggccgccccgctcTTCGTCAACGTGTGCGGCTGCGGCGCGGTGCCGGCCCCCGAAGGCCCCGGGGCGCCCGTGCCCGTCAGGGCCGGGCCGCTGGAAAGGGCGGCCGGAGACGGGG atcttTACAGCATTATAGATATTGCATATAACCCAGATGTTCTtcagaggggagaagaaaacccagaaaaaatgaaacatttgatCCATATGACACTTAAATTTGTTGAGGAACGATGTGACGTTATTCTTTCGCCTTCGTACACTGTTGAACCATTCAAGCTGAAAGGCAGCCTGGAAAGGATGCAGCAACGTCTGCAAGGATGGCAGATGCCAATGCCCTGTCTCAATCAGAACACAAAGAAGG aacTGACACTTGATCAGCTGCTACACAGAATAGAAGCTAAGGACCACAGCAATGCTCCTATCCTGCTGAAAAAAGGAAGTGTTACACAGTCTAAAGTGCCTCTGATAGAGGAAATTAGCAGTACAGAAGTGCCAGAGGAGCTGAGCACCCCTGTCTATGAAATGAGCACCGTGAAGGATGCAAACGAGAAGCCATTACAAATTGAACTGAAAGTTGAATTGCCTAAAGTTAGCTCTGTTTCTGAGTGTGATCTGAGAATTTCAAAG GATGACATAAGCATCGATGTCCCTGAAAAATACAAGTTACAACTGGATCTGCCAGAATTGGTGGATGAGGAAACAGCTACAGCAACATTTAACAAAGGAAGAGGGGTATTGTTCATCACAGTGTCAGTTGCAAAGCCCGTGTGTTAA
- the NKAPD1 gene encoding uncharacterized protein NKAPD1 isoform X1, protein MARVPVGKVLLRNLMRHTGAHNKIQEETEMWKIREWEKQTEETYWRRQSRMLSDTSSSRMRSDGFDDEGHRADWKTKNSHFLDPVEDDFLRARSWNKKLYECEANMPDRWGHSGYKELYPEEFDTDSDQQEGDEQNAVNGKKKSHLRKQTAHGSHKRKKTKKSHKKKQKKRSHKKRKKKKKEQGRMSSDSSRESECSEEETSGTRKGKHKRKKKTRKVPAREPTSSSGQESDFSHASSSTTSSSEDSESEEKKEKRPPRKRKKRHNSVSERHAEVPEKRSKRKNWKVAADDKSEDSSDED, encoded by the exons ATGGCTCGGGTGCCGGTGGGGAAGGTGCTGCTGCGGAACCTCATGCGGCACACGGGAGCGCACAACAAG ATccaggaagagacagaaatgtgGAAAATCAGGGAGTGGGAGAAGCAGACAGAAGAGACGTACTGGAGGAGGCAAAGCAGGATGCTGTCGGACACCTCCAG cagtCGGATGCGCAGTGACGGCTTTGATGACGAGGGCCACAGGGCcgactggaaaacaaagaactcACACTTTCTTGACCCAGTCGAAGATGATTTTCTTAGAGCACGGTCCTGGAATAAAAAGCTCTATGAATGTGAAGCCAACATGCCAGACAG ATGGGGTCACAGTGGCTATAAAGAGCTATACCCTGAAGAATTTGATACAGACAG TGACCAGCAAGAAGGAGATGAACAAAACGCTGTCAATGGGAAGAAGAAATCTCAtttgagaaagcaaacagcCCACGGCTCGCACAAacggaaaaaaacaaagaaatcgcacaagaagaagcaaaaaaagcGTTCACACAAAAAgcgaaagaaaaagaaaaaggagcagggGAGAATGTCGTCAGATTCTTCCCGGGAGAGCGAATGCTCCGAAGAGGAGACTTCAGGCACTCGCAAGGGGAAACACAAGCGCAAGAAAAAGACCAGGAAAGTGCCTGCCAGGGAACCTACCTCGTCTTCTGGGCAGGAAAGTGACTTTTCCCATGCAAGCAGCTcaaccaccagcagctctgaggaCAGTGaatctgaggagaaaaaagagaaacgCCCCcccagaaagagaaagaaacgTCACAATTCTGTGTCGGAGAGGCACGCCGAAGTACCGGAGAAGAGGAGCAAGAGGAAGAACTGGAAGGTGGCTGCAGATGATAAATCTGAGGATAGCTCAGACGAGGACTGA
- the NKAPD1 gene encoding uncharacterized protein NKAPD1 isoform X2: MRSDGFDDEGHRADWKTKNSHFLDPVEDDFLRARSWNKKLYECEANMPDRWGHSGYKELYPEEFDTDSDQQEGDEQNAVNGKKKSHLRKQTAHGSHKRKKTKKSHKKKQKKRSHKKRKKKKKEQGRMSSDSSRESECSEEETSGTRKGKHKRKKKTRKVPAREPTSSSGQESDFSHASSSTTSSSEDSESEEKKEKRPPRKRKKRHNSVSERHAEVPEKRSKRKNWKVAADDKSEDSSDED; the protein is encoded by the exons ATGCGCAGTGACGGCTTTGATGACGAGGGCCACAGGGCcgactggaaaacaaagaactcACACTTTCTTGACCCAGTCGAAGATGATTTTCTTAGAGCACGGTCCTGGAATAAAAAGCTCTATGAATGTGAAGCCAACATGCCAGACAG ATGGGGTCACAGTGGCTATAAAGAGCTATACCCTGAAGAATTTGATACAGACAG TGACCAGCAAGAAGGAGATGAACAAAACGCTGTCAATGGGAAGAAGAAATCTCAtttgagaaagcaaacagcCCACGGCTCGCACAAacggaaaaaaacaaagaaatcgcacaagaagaagcaaaaaaagcGTTCACACAAAAAgcgaaagaaaaagaaaaaggagcagggGAGAATGTCGTCAGATTCTTCCCGGGAGAGCGAATGCTCCGAAGAGGAGACTTCAGGCACTCGCAAGGGGAAACACAAGCGCAAGAAAAAGACCAGGAAAGTGCCTGCCAGGGAACCTACCTCGTCTTCTGGGCAGGAAAGTGACTTTTCCCATGCAAGCAGCTcaaccaccagcagctctgaggaCAGTGaatctgaggagaaaaaagagaaacgCCCCcccagaaagagaaagaaacgTCACAATTCTGTGTCGGAGAGGCACGCCGAAGTACCGGAGAAGAGGAGCAAGAGGAAGAACTGGAAGGTGGCTGCAGATGATAAATCTGAGGATAGCTCAGACGAGGACTGA
- the IL18 gene encoding interleukin-18, translating to MSCELMVVCAVQLGENLCLYFADDDELECDAFSKEKTLHRFLRNVNSQVLVVQPDLNLAAFEDVTDQEMKSGSGMNFYMHCYKTTTPSAGMPVAFSVQVEDKSYYMCCEEEHGKMIVRFREGEVPKDIPGESNIIFFKKTFTSYSSKAFKFEYSLERGMFLAFEEEDSLRKLILKKLPREDEVDETTKITLTSHNERHNL from the exons ATGAGCTGTGAATTGATGGTTGTGTGTGCTGTACAGCTTGGAGAAAACCTCTGCCTCTATTTTGCTG ACGATGATG agctggaatGTGATGCCTTCTCTAAGGAAAAAACGCTCCATCGCTTCCTTCGGAATGTAAATAGCCAGGTGCTTGTGGTCCAGCCAGATCTAAACctggcagcttttgaagatgtAACAGATCAGGAGATGAAATCTG GCAGCGGAATGAACTTCTACATGCACTGTTACAAAACTACCACCCCTTCAGCAGGGATGCCTGTCGCATTCAGCGTCCAGGTAGAAGATAAAAGCTACTACATGTGTTGTGAGGAAGAACATGGGAAAATGATAGTTCGATTTCGG gaagGAGAAGTTCCCAAAGACATTCCTGGTGAAAGCAACATCATCTTCTTCAAAAAGACATTTACATCTTACAGCTCCAAGGCATTTAAGTTTGAATACTCACTAGAACGAGGAATGTTCCTGGCCTTTGAGGAAGAAGACtccttaagaaaattaattttaaagaaactgccAAGAGAAGATGAGGTAGATGAAACCACAAAGATAACTTTAACAAGTCATAATGAAAGGCACAACCTGTGA